The following are encoded in a window of Apis mellifera strain DH4 linkage group LG10, Amel_HAv3.1, whole genome shotgun sequence genomic DNA:
- the LOC409921 gene encoding zinc finger protein Elbow gives MLTSSANQYLRPEYLTPLPTTLDAKKSPLALLAQTCSQIGADTPSNKSLLGSLDKATSGNSKSCKSTTDQREREKSSPGIVAASSSSSSSSSSSSTAESSKAANFKPYESCLSEKASSPDEQQRSSSAHSISGRSRTPGSKRCSSNQSGCSVRAITPHQQGRKTGTPNGDGARESPASRNQLVVDSSSSSSSSSSSTCSSSSNSCSQPAVAGSPSLQAKPSSYSPAGVLAVADPSIKDLPLGTFKPGLSCSSAGYLGFSPQLPIDATAGSLISHQHAALKNGLVGNPYLSYARLKSAGSGAAEAAGLMPVCRDPYCTGCQLNSHLLASSASLAGGGKLGGASSCPAGCAQCDHKGNGSGAGGGGSGGGGSGGGSGGGGGGGSGATTTGYGALGVAAYAHAQLAALAAVSQLPYVCNWIAGDTAYCGKRFSTSDELLQHLRSHTSVGGGGTGADPSGPALSLLSPPVGLPAAHPLFARTYPTPPLSPLATARYHPYGKPSPLLAPSLSSLALPLPPPHPHAAPALPPYFSPYSLYAAPPRLGAASGLPQ, from the coding sequence CTGGACGCGAAGAAGAGCCCGCTCGCGCTGCTCGCCCAGACATGCAGTCAAATAGGAGCGGACACGCCGTCCAACAAATCGTTGCTGGGCTCGTTGGACAAGGCTACGAGCGGCAACAGCAAGTCGTGCAAGTCGACGACGGATCAACGAGAGCGCGAGAAATCGTCGCCGGGGATCGTggccgcctcctcctcctcctcctcctcctcgtcgtcgtcgtccacgGCCGAGTCGAGCAAGGCGGCCAACTTCAAGCCGTACGAGTCGTGCCTGTCGGAGAAAGCGTCGAGCCCGGACGAGCAACAGCGGTCCTCGTCCGCTCACTCGATATCCGGCCGCTCGAGGACGCCCGGGAGCAAGCGATGCTCGAGCAATCAGAGCGGGTGTTCCGTGCGAGCGATCACCCCTCACCAACAGGGGAGGAAAACGGGGACGCCGAACGGCGACGGGGCGCGCGAGTCGCCAGCCTCGAGGAATCAACTCGTCGTCgactcgtcctcctcctcctcctcctcctcctcgtccacgTGCTCTTCCTCGTCCAACTCTTGCTCGCAGCCGGCGGTGGCCGGCAGCCCGTCGCTACAGGCGAAGCCGTCGTCCTACAGCCCCGCGGGTGTCCTCGCCGTCGCCGACCCGTCCATCAAGGATCTTCCACTGGGCACGTTCAAACCGGGCCTCTCCTGCTCCTCGGCCGGTTACCTGGGCTTCAGCCCCCAGTTACCGATCGACGCGACGGCCGGCTCCTTGATATCGCACCAGCACGCCGCGTTGAAGAACGGTTTGGTGGGCAATCCGTATCTGAGCTACGCGAGGTTGAAGAGCGCGGGATCGGGGGCGGCCGAGGCGGCGGGGCTGATGCCTGTCTGCAGGGATCCGTATTGCACCGGTTGCCAGTTGAACTCTCATTTGCTCGCGAGCTCGGCGAGTTTGGCCGGCGGCGGGAAATTGGGGGGCGCCTCCTCCTGCCCCGCTGGATGCGCGCAGTGCGATCACAAGGGGAACGGTAGTGGtgctggtggtggtggtagtggtggtggtggaagTGGTGGTGGAAGtggaggtggtggtggtggtggcagTGGTGCGACGACAACGGGTTACGGAGCGTTGGGTGTCGCGGCGTACGCTCACGCGCAACTTGCCGCTTTGGCGGCCGTCTCCCAACTCCCTTACGTGTGCAACTGGATAGCCGGGGACACGGCGTATTGCGGGAAAAGGTTCTCCACGTCCGACGAGTTGCTGCAACATTTGAGGAGTCACACGAGCGTGGGCGGGGGGGGGACGGGCGCCGACCCCTCGGGGCCGGCCCTCTCCCTGCTCTCGCCCCCCGTCGGCCTGCCCGCCGCGCATCCCCTGTTCGCCAGGACTTACCCAACGCCACCTCTGAGCCCGCTCGCGACCGCCCGTTACCACCCGTACGGGAAACCGTCGCCGCTCTTGGCCCCGTCTCTGTCGTCCTTGGCTCTGCCCCTCCCCCCGCCGCACCCCCACGCGGCCCCGGCCTTGCCACCCTACTTCTCCCCTTACTCCTTGTACGCCGCCCCGCCGAGGCTCGGCGCCGCTTCCGGCCTGCCTCAATGA